DNA from Cardiocondyla obscurior isolate alpha-2009 linkage group LG17, Cobs3.1, whole genome shotgun sequence:
agtgtacatatacacatttttcttaaatacaGATTTAAGATCACCGTCCCAGAGAAAAACAGGCCATTTGATAGTTACATAATTAAGAGCTTGacattacaaataattttttttttttttttacattctcgTATTgtaagaaaagttttttcattaaaattaaaagaaataaaaatcttaactgacattaaatttctaaatgtGCTACAGTTCAGTAATGTCAGGTTTTCTGTGTACGtatgattatattatatttacaatatttatataaattaaaaataatagcacgtgctaatttaaaagttacataaaatatttttttaatagtgaaagcatgtttttatttttattttttttattaggatGATTTAGTTAATAGTTATTGTAATGTTTCCTGTACGTGAttaggtatatataaatttggtGTGAAATAAGATGTATATTAGTATACATTAATGAATCTTAAGTCAACACACACGAAGCATAACTCGATCGCAATTTTTAACAGTATATACATACTCGCGAGTATTCCTTTTACATACATagtttaaataacattaaaagttatttcgcTATTTGACTCCAACAtcctgaaaaagagaaaaaaaagttttataatacattgtacgatatcttaaaataatatatgttattaattttaataggtACATACAATTTAAAGATGTACAAATATGAGAATTCATGTATTTgcataatataaatgttttttaaatacacatttttccatttaaaaaatgtaaaacagtcATAAGCATACAACATTGCAATAATTTCACGATTATACTTATGTACGTCTTCAAATTTATGGAAAAATACaacacttttatatttttttttgaagatccggtaattttgatttttttttattgttgcattttGTACGTAATTGTAATAGAATATGCACTCGTATACAACACGTATtggtataattatatacgtattattGTACGTATTATAAGTATACTGTTTAATACAATTTAGTCGGACTAGGTACAAATTTGTTTAAAGTAGTTTTACACACACAAGATAACATCTTTTGCTtaacataaagaaattttaaatattataatatgccgcataatttatttacttatttaacaATGTAAATATACTGATTCAAAGAGATAGTCTTCATTGGTTTTTAATGTCAGTTAAGAACAAAAAATGGTATATGTACAACTATTTTATGTGTTAAAAGTCAAAATTCAcactaaattaaaaactagAAAGATGCATTATGTACAATAAATCTCTGATATCAGTGGAAATGTTTAGTTACGTGCTCAATGAATGAGCTATGCAGCTTTTACATGTAGCAAGTTTCTtcatagaaatttaaaaactgtattttctgccattttttaattagtgattttcatttatttatttatttattacattacttTGAGTTTGATCTACTATAGCATTTACACAAAATAtgagttttataaattaattcgaccTTTCGATGAAGATGTAAAattagtataaaatttttttagtttgttttcaaaaatttagattaactATGTATTCTTATTAAACTGTTTGCCTTATAACGTGCCTATGAAAAAGCTgcattcaataattataacaataccAGTAAGACCAGCAATTTATGTGATGTAAATTCTTGTTGTTTAACTCATGTTAAATGAAATCTTTATATACATacgattgtttataaatttatttacattgacaactgtttaacatttttcacaTCAGcaacatatttctttaatgcAAATGTATGCGTAATATTGATAAATAGATATATGtgtatgataattattaattaaataacacaaGTAACAGCAGTAAAATAAATGCCACCACAAAACTGgactactttttatttttgtgtattttttttattttattttatatttagaggaacttaaatattattataataagaatttatattatttagaaaaactatttattatattgttaattagccattaataatttaattagtaaattactattttgtagtttattaaatttatttgctatatattcttatatatatatatatatatatatatatatatatatatatatatatatatgctatAAATACTATTTCACTTCTATTGTTagtaataaaatgtttgattaaaaggttatttttttagattaaaaatatatattagaaaaaattttcttctacATTATTGATAAGAATTTTGTTACAGTTactaaaaattacataatttaaagatttgtcACAAAACTATCTCAAAATGTtctttataaacattttttagatgtaaattaatacatatatacatatatacttattCCAAAcatgtattataaaaacattGATAATTATTGGTTTCAGGCTGTACTCACTCGTGTTGTGGTGGAGACACCAAATAtacaagaaaaagataattgaGGATGTAGTATTATTGTACCTCAATTCAAAATAGATCAAatagcaaatttaatttaattagaatatgCCAAATATTGTAACAATTTAGGTAAATCAAttggatattatttttaatttaagaaaagataaagaatatttttagatgTACTGTATATTAAGACGTATACATTACGCGTAGCTAGTTTTTATATCGCTTTTTTGAGATGAGTATATACGTTACTTTAGACTTGTCACGGACTTATACATTTGATTATCATATTAACGTGTGTACTTACCTTATTTAGTAATAGACGACAGAATTAATCACCTCATTATGACATAcgttattacgttaattattgaatgtatAATGTTTAtcaattgataaaatatacaaataagtaactagaattaaattttaaggaTATacgaacaaaatttaaaacttgaatcattgtatttattaataaattcttgtaTGCATGTAACAATGATCGCTATTGAGCCATACATGTGTGTACacatgtgtgtatgtatgtgtatgttaCTTTTTGTAAATATGGTTATATCTAAttgattatatatttgtaataaatgttaaaatttattttaacattaatattcaatCTTTACTTTTACCGCCATCTCTTCTCATCTTTGTAATGAGAAAAAGACATATCAACATGAATAAAACTTTGCTCTCTTTGATTGTAGCagtaaattatatgtattatgtgCGATATTAGAAATTgctaaagaatataattataatagcaaaaataactttttattttatttatttatttataacaaagcAACTTGTAGCAAATATTGAGTAaagcttaattttttaatgatggAAGTACTTATCGTTTGAacgatataaatatgcaataaacGATTTATACGAGACATTAATCTTGTTCTATAGGAAGAAtagtaataagaaaaataattctcatcAATTAGtgattaagaaataattcatataGGCCCTTTGATCGATACAACTGCCACTATTATCTTAtacagatatttaaaatataattaatttatatgagaTTTTATgtgttgaaaaaatattaaagaattaattattctatttcgATAGCAGcagttgtaataaaatttcttatttttgctttaaatttttatatcattaaaatataattttaaatttaataattaaatagttttcaagtaatgtaaaacaatttttttttgtttttaaaaatagaaatcttTAAAGAATTAGCTTAATAAATCGTTTGTTTTAGACACAAAGATCTAACGATAAAATACACAGTGTTGAATAAGCATGAGTCATATACACACATCAATGAAATCATCTTACACCAGTATGAATCATATACACCACAATTTTGACATATATGGAAAATGGAAGATTACAtcataaaaaagatattcatAATTCActtataaaaatctaaaaatctCTTCTTTTGTTCTGTTTCTTCTAATAGCTACGtcaaacatatttataatatatgagCCCAAGAAATCAACGATtccttaaaatatatttggaaAAACCGTTTAATTATTGCGTTAAATACgcaaaaaaaatgaaatatccaaatacaaatttttataacaagtAAAACCTAGTTTTAATACTGCTGTGTTCgattaaaagtagaaatattaaaaatttttttttacgtgtataACACAATTCAATTATATCaacaagtttaattattaatgtatagaTATCTATATATCTCCTCATATATCTCAAATGAAATTGTGTGTATGCATGTAGTGCTACAtcctatttatttttgtacgtttTGCACGCGGCAACAAAATAACGGGCAAGTTACacatgtaaaagaaaaatatagactTCAGTACCATTATCGGATATGCTATATATCAGGTATGGTGCAGTGCGAAacaatgcaaaaataataaaacaaacgtGGGGGATGTACATATAAAGATAGCGATATGAAGGAATTGTCTCATATCACCTAATCGGACCTGTTGTAAAACATTGGTGAAGACGCGTTTGATCTAAAAATACAAAGTATATTCTATAAAAGAATGTCCCATGCGTCATTTATACTGATCATTCAACAGACTTTCTGCAATGCAGAATATTATCTTGGCAGTACCTTCATTCAGCCTTAGTAATGTAATAAACGTAGCTTTGCAAAATACGTTTGTGGGTGGAAAAGGAAGGATGTCATTGTGTGGAATATCCCAATTTTATATGGGTATATTTCATATCTATTCCTCTTTCTCTTGGTCATCggatttttcttcatttttatcgCCACTGTCTTCAACGTGTTCACCTTCATCGCTTACTTTTGCCGCACTATCTACTTCGGTTGGTTTAGAATCGTTTAGCGCTTTAGTCTCACTTTCCAAAGTTGTCCTTTCTGGTAAACTAAAGTATAATCtcaaattatttcacattttaaatcaaattatataGTCTATGTATTTAtacatgtaattataatattaaaaaaaaataatattattattattacatcgaTTACCTGTCAGAAAGTACTGTACTTGCTTCTTTGTCTGCAGAAGgctaaaagaaataaatgagaaatattaaaataaacaaaaaataaaatgtacaaactGTTACATAAATTCCGTACgaaatcttaaaataaaaataagtgaattttaaaataatttatatagaaCTCATGCTTCTTATAACAAAATGTCGGGGAcaacgtatatgtatatcgtcaTATGTTGGCACCGTTTCAAAGAAATATAAgcaagtaaatataaaaatggttTGTCATATGTTGTTGCACACGTGTCGTACAATAAGCATGATTGTAGTAATTGTCATTTCTATTTTAGCACAGTGGAATTCTATCTAAATAAAGAAGAGGACATATAATTCGAAAATAAGTTGAGAGAAAgctctttttaatatttaatcctgacaaaaaagaaatcattACCTCTCGACTTGAAGTATTTCCATTTTCTTGAATCTCATCACTTTGAGACTTGGAGTCCAGAGTGATTTCTGCAGTACTAACTGCCGACGTCACTTTCAGAAACTTTTCGAGTTCATCCATTTCGTTTGATAAATCAAAATCTTCGTAATCCTGCAAAATTTAAcagcttataaaaaaaaaaaaataaaaaaaaaaacaactatTGGTGATTTTTGAATgcatacaatttaaaattttaaatcacactttgtatgtattaaaaataatagaaatgtctatgatataaaaaaaagacaattacGCCGCAATAATCGTCCTCGTTAAATATCTGTGGTGGCAACGGATACTTGTTGTTCCTAGCATTACTGTTAGCTTGCATAAATTCCTTCTCCAACTCCTTGCCCGGTTCTGTTATATCAATGATCtcatattctacatttttgcTATCTAAAATCATCATTACTCGTTGCTGTCTTTTCTTCACCTGCAATACATACACATGTAATTAAAACCAAACCTTTCAACTTAATAAATctttactaaattattatacttattatCTACAAGACGTCTACATTTGCAAAAAGTATATgcattatatttaacatacaAAGGAGATAGAAAGGTACGATATAAagcaagttctttttttttttttttctctcttatcaGTAACGGAACTTCGCTATCAACctagatataatatatacgtgACAAATTCGACAACTACCGCTCCGGAATGAGTCAAGTAAACAGATTCGAACGAAGCCCGTGACAAACAGCTGGAAAACTGGCGTGACACCACCGTACGCCAATCGTCGAGGGATGCGGGCAAGAGAACCGTGATAAACGCGTAAAATACGCGCCGTCATATCGCGAGTGACAGTCGCGCGGTCATCTAAATCATCCCTTAAGACCGTTAATGTGCGTGCCGCTCGCATTGTAACCTGATACAGCGACGACGAAgatgacgacggcgacgacgacgacgactgcTTGGCGCGCGCGGTGTCAGACCAGGCGCCGAGTGTCGCGATCGTCGACGAGAGCCGCTGGCACTCACTTCCTTGTTGCCGCTGATACCCGATATGTAGATCTTGACGACCATCGCGCTGGCTGCGTGCGACCACCACCGGCTGTGCACCCTAGACTCGACGACGCAcgctgtctctctctctctctctctctctctccctctttctgtttctttcACTCTCGCCGCTCTGCGTGCAACTGCGTGTAGTGCGTGTGTCGCGCTGCGCTCTACGCCACACGCTCCGCTCCGCTCCGATTAGGCGGCGCGCCGGAATCGGGTACGCGGGGGGCACAACGGAGGGTGCCCAGCCGCTCGCTCGTCACGGCGCCGATTCCGCTATTAGCCCCGCTGACACGCGTGACGCACCCGATCCTCGAAAGCGGCCGGACTCCGCAACGATCTGTTCCTGGCCCGACCTACGTCATACCGCGGCCGCCGgttcctctttctcccttctcAGAGATGGAGCCGACGATCTCTCTTCCCCCCTTCTCTCCTCCCCTTTCGCCTACTTGCACGAGCGGCGGGAGCAAGAAAAGCACGACCGTGTTCGTCGGAATAATCGTTTCGCGCCTCAGCGAAACGTTAGACTCTTCTTCCCGTGTCCTCCCGTTCGGATAGTTCCCCCTTTGCAATTACGCAACGAGTTGCATTGAGTATTATATAATCGACGGGTATTTTTGGAAATTTGTTGAAAAGGAACCACGAGTCGCGATCGATAACTTGAGCGCATCTAAAACTACGCGGGCTGTTTcagaaaattacgaaaattgcgtatgcaaaaattacgatacgcgcgatataaattttttttctttttctattttctctttaGGAGAAGAGCAACAAAGTTCCAAAATTGCTTtcattcaaatttaaaatttcccACCATTAAACGTAAACGCGTTTCCTTTCCGCTAACTTCCGGCGTCGCGCGACACCGTGCGAGGTTACCTTTTTCCGGTTCTTTACGAGAACGTTCTCTGTTCAGTCAAAATGGTGAGATATTTTATCTACATTTACCTAATAATCTTACAAAAATTTAGGCGATGTTAATTATCAGATAAgaataattagtttttaagaaaatttaagtgtgactatttttataaagtattgCGGTTAACATTGCATGTGGGGCGTCTAACCCTGCAGCGAGGTTATGTTTTGAAAGCCTATCCTAGCTTCttgattatatataattttattttttttttattgttgaatATATGCTATAATTGCTTGAATTTTTACAGGCGAAACGCACGAAGAAGGTTGGAATTACCGGTAAATATGGGACCCGTTATGGTGCTTCCCTTAGGAAAATGGTCAAAAAAATGGAAATCACCCAACACAGCAAGTATACTTGCTCATTTTGTGGTAAGGTGAGTAATAGTTGTATTTTACTAACTGCGAGTTTAGAATATACGTTTTTAACGCTCGATACTTTTCGAACAtgattttattgtaataatttctttctcctGTATGTTCTATTGtaactttttaactttaattaaaagtttaatggaactcataaataaattgctaAGTTGTGATATTTCTGTCTTTTAACAGGAAGCAATGAAAAGGAGCGTTGTTGGGATTTGGTCGTGCAAACGATGCAAAAGGACAGTTGCTGGTGGAGCTTGGGTGTATTCCACAACAGCTGCTGCCTCAGTGAGGTCAGCTGTACGTAGATTACGTGAAGTTAAAGAACAGTAaatgtatgtaataaatatctctTTAACAAATTACATTGTGGTTTAATTCAACAATTGAGAATGTAATGCAATATTACGtacaaacgtaaaaaaatacgtttgaaTGTTTTTTAGTTATAAAAgagaaggtaaaaaaaaagttaagctGGTTATGTTAAGACATTTAACAGGTTTAACAaggtacaattatttttttaggtatataatttttactactcgatttatttaattattgtatttaatattgtacttTAAACTCCGCGttcgtttaaatataatttatataattcggACATTTAATCTCGCAGCACCAAACGAAAGAACTTGCGCTTTCCTGAGCTTTAAGGTAGATAGATAATATttcttgttattaaaaaatatatattgacaattaagcaattaatatttaattctcaattataattaaataaaattagtagtTTAATTATGTGCTCATTTAGGTGGTCGAGAAGTTCGAAGtagacaaaattaattcaccGATCTCGGGGGGAGGAGTTAGTAAAATTGGTGGCACAGTCAGATCGTCGTTCTCATCAATTCTGCGGCCACGCTGCGgcaaacaaataaattcaatGCAGTCTAACACGGCTTTTTTACGATAGGAACTGTAtctgaatttatatttccgaTATTACAAAGACGAAACAAAGACAGTTCTTTAAGTTATAAACTTTTACAGACGCCCGTAAAGGAGGATATCGGTATAATGAGCGTCTTCCGACACTTAGCGTCCTGATCTTTGCACGAGATACGTCGTTCCGACGATGATTATCAGGACGATCTGAGATTATATTCCACGAAACCTAGATCCTCTTCCGTCATCAATATGAATTCAAtataagaaagagaaaacaacGAATTCGATTCCAACTAACagttttttaaagataaaatttaattttttatacgatttataAGTACAGTTTAAAGATCAAAACATTCGAAGACTTTTCAGTGCGcttatttctaatattattttaggagtcatataaaatttttactttctgaTTTTATACCAAGAAAGTGAAAATCCTCAaccagaaaattaaattacacttaGGAAATCTAGTCTACAGAAAAATCTATTGCTATTGTTCTtgtcgataaaattatatgatacCTCGAGATTATTCGAATCGTTTATCCACAAATTCATGTGGCTTGTAAAAAGCTTTAACAGGAAGAAACAGATTTCTATCAAAAGCATAAGTATTTAGATTTATAGAGATCAGTTTTATGTTATGAGATTCGTTTTTTCCGATAGTATTTCATGATTGCTGCTGACAATGAGAGCCTTTTCTTCCAGTCTATTGTCTAATAAATTATCCTTACTGCTCTCGCTGCGTGATCTGCCAGGAATCATTTCGAATTCGTTCAAATTAATGTCCGCATCGAGAAACGTCAAatcatttgtatttttaagcTGATGCGTTTCAGAATCAGAATGACACGTCTCGTTTACGTTTCCATTACTAATTCGTTCATGTATTTGTTCTTTAATACTGTCCTCGGTATTTTTTGTCGCAAGTCCCGTTGTCTCTTTCTGTTTGTTCGATCGCCCATGTATCACATTGAGCTCTACGTCCATCGTTTTCCCAGAGGAGTGCTTCGCGAAATCGTCAGAATTGCTCAAGAATGTTTTGCCCGTCGAGACGTTCGAGCCATCACTTCTCTTATGGTTTCCGTTTGCGGTTTCTGATCCGTCTCGAAGGCTGGCCGGTTCTTGCACGTCGGCGTGAcgctcttttccctttttggcggtggcggcggcgagctCGGCCTCTTTCATTGCCGAGTGGATGACCGGCTCGGCCCACAATCCCGGGTTGAAGGCTGGCCCCGTTCCACCGAGCTCCGCTGGCAGGATATCCGTCGGCAAGTGTTCGTGAAGCGTACTGAGGTTGTTGCCGTGCAGATAGATCTACGAGCAGAGAAACAGATAACATCTTTTTGTGCACGCCAGCAATGAGACCGAACAATAATTTCCCGTCGTTTATGCAGGTTCTTAAAGGTACCAATTTACTAGACACTCATCTAactctcgttcttttttacAGATTATATTATAAGCAACAGAAGTCGTTTACGCTATCTTTTAAGTTTAGTAAAAACCAGGTAGCAAATCGAAGCTAAATTGATCtagttgataaataatttacctttacaattataattgtcTGTCGTCGTGTACATCAAGAGTgagagcaattatattttaaggtattatcgcaaatttttattcatacaTTTTTCATGCATGTTTCACCTTATTACGTGTCTTCTCGTCTAAAAAGGGCTTCACCAGGGCCAGGGTCGCCTGAACGTAGAGTGGTGCCGAGAGGAAGTGAATCGCCTTGAATCGAGCAGGAAATCGCCCACGTAGAGCAGCTATTAGGTTTCGTAGAGCCGCTGCCCCCAGTGCACCGCCCTGTCGTAACGAGAATCCGCTCCAGTCTACCACAGCGACGAAACCGgattgctgaaaaaaaaaaagaagcataGGTCATCGCTAAGGCGTTCAGGTAGGGTGTAATAACGTCAGGACTTAAGTGGACGCCAAGTCTAGACCGGTCGTTTAGATTTAGTTGAATGAAACACAAGTCGTCGCTGATTGAATTTGGAAGGTCCTGTTAACGGTACGTTATTGCATTATAAttctgaaattattaatacaatacaatagataaatttttacctGATTTCGAGGATCCTGAATAAGTATTTCCAGAACTAAGAAGATCGCTCGCTGAACAGATAACGCCGGTACGGCTACGGGGTCCCATTGCGACGCTAAAATAACCAGCACGCATCTGCCTTTTCTATAttgataaaacataaaataattaagttataaGACGGACAAgtaagtattataaataaacttgccttattaaaatatattttaaaaatatataattgtattaatctttataatatttatgtagGATGAAGCTCTGTTAGTCGGATACTTTCCGGTACGTATGTGGCACGCGCGAGGGCGGATAAGAATAAATCAGCAGGACGTACGTAACACAAGCCAATGACTGCAGGAGATCATTGTTCGTACCTATCACGTGCGGGAAGAACACCCGGTATGCCGGCACGAAGTGCGCGCTGTAACGCTGGGTCTCGGGCGGTGAGATTGCCGAAGATATCCTGGCGATGTGTAAGTTGTGCCTGATAAGCGGCTATCAGGGCCGCCGCCTGTTCAGTACGGTACTTCCGGGCTAGCAGGAAGCGCGTGATGTACTCGTCCGTGCAATGTTCCAGGTCTAGGAAAAGAACGGAAACCGTCATTGGCGGTCATTGCGATGCTATCCACGATCGGAAGTAATTTGTATGCAAATAATCCCCGGAAATGTGCGCGACACATACTAatactcctttttttttacgttcgaCGTTTACCTTTCGCGctttaacaattaaacaaGGCACGACTGGCTTTCAACAGGGCTATAGATATCTTTGCTGGATAATATCTTTATCCGGCCAAGTTCATTAGCAGTCATGTAACTACGTCTTACCTACATTCGGCATTTGTCGAAGTATAGATCTGACAGTCTTGATGGCAAGCTTTTTATCGCGCTTATCGAACCTGCCCCCCTCTTCGTAGATGCTACGGGCCAGACTGCTGTGACCGCGAACGGGATCGCACCACATATATTCGCAATACTcggacatttttatttcccttccGTGAAGATACGTGTCAATGCTCTGAAacttaaaacaaaaaacaaaattaatgaagctatcgttgtttaaatttttttaagttaaattaatttgatagaatatgtatatgtatatgtatatatatatattttttttttatttaattccgtGTCTTTACGCAAACTAATAATCGGTGTTTGCTTCTAGCtgattaattgtttaattacaCGACACCTCACCGCCaaggtaatattttattttcaattacaaaCTAGATTAAGAATCGTGTACAAGCGGTGTGCGAAGAGAAACGTGTCTGTTAGCAAAAGCACGACGCGCTCTGAATCATACGTGATGCGTCGCTCGACTACACATCGGGCAACAAAGAGAACGTATGTAACGTCCAATTTACAAAGTGTCCGGTCTGTGTACCTCGAAACCGCTCCCACAAAATAAATAACCCACGATTTATGTCAAAAACCGATAATCATGCGCTTTTTGATACAAAATAACACGGCTGATTCACTTCTCGTTAGCTggattatatataaattacaccTGAGAATGTATTAAGACGAGGTCGAGATAAATAAGAGCGTGATGAGACTTGGACTCGAAAGGCTTCggttctctttcttctttttttcttttttttttttaataaaccagACCCAGGATGATTCAAAATCGTCCTTGCATGAAGCGAGTCATGCGAGCGTTCTTTCGACCGGTTCggataattatttcgcgaaagtTTCGCACGACCTTGCAACAAGAGAGCGAGCGACCGATCGATCCGCAATCCCTTACACTTTCCAAGCAGAAAGTCCGGCGTGGTCGAATCGATCACCTCGGTACATGACACTGAATGCGAATCAAACATTTGTAAACTCCCAGCCGAGAGCGACCTGAGAGAAAACAGTAGGATCGTTCGA
Protein-coding regions in this window:
- the LOC139109227 gene encoding clavesin-2: MSEYCEYMWCDPVRGHSSLARSIYEEGGRFDKRDKKLAIKTVRSILRQMPNVDLEHCTDEYITRFLLARKYRTEQAAALIAAYQAQLTHRQDIFGNLTARDPALQRALRAGIPGVLPARDRKGRCVLVILASQWDPVAVPALSVQRAIFLVLEILIQDPRNQQSGFVAVVDWSGFSLRQGGALGAAALRNLIAALRGRFPARFKAIHFLSAPLYVQATLALVKPFLDEKTRNKIYLHGNNLSTLHEHLPTDILPAELGGTGPAFNPGLWAEPVIHSAMKEAELAAATAKKGKERHADVQEPASLRDGSETANGNHKRSDGSNVSTGKTFLSNSDDFAKHSSGKTMDVELNVIHGRSNKQKETTGLATKNTEDSIKEQIHERISNGNVNETCHSDSETHQLKNTNDLTFLDADINLNEFEMIPGRSRSESSKDNLLDNRLEEKALIVSSNHEILSEKTNLIT
- the LOC139109238 gene encoding SH3 domain-binding glutamic acid-rich protein homolog isoform X2, translated to MMILDSKNVEYEIIDITEPGKELEKEFMQANSNARNNKYPLPPQIFNEDDYCGDYEDFDLSNEMDELEKFLKVTSAVSTAEITLDSKSQSDEIQENGNTSSREPSADKEASTVLSDSLPERTTLESETKALNDSKPTEVDSAAKVSDEGEHVEDSGDKNEEKSDDQEKEE
- the LOC139109242 gene encoding large ribosomal subunit protein eL43, which codes for MAKRTKKVGITGKYGTRYGASLRKMVKKMEITQHSKYTCSFCGKEAMKRSVVGIWSCKRCKRTVAGGAWVYSTTAAASVRSAVRRLREVKEQ
- the LOC139109238 gene encoding SH3 domain-binding glutamic acid-rich protein homolog isoform X1 — encoded protein: MVVKIYISGISGNKEVKKRQQRVMMILDSKNVEYEIIDITEPGKELEKEFMQANSNARNNKYPLPPQIFNEDDYCGDYEDFDLSNEMDELEKFLKVTSAVSTAEITLDSKSQSDEIQENGNTSSREPSADKEASTVLSDSLPERTTLESETKALNDSKPTEVDSAAKVSDEGEHVEDSGDKNEEKSDDQEKEE